In a genomic window of Nodosilinea sp. E11:
- the psb29 gene encoding photosystem II biogenesis protein Psp29, with the protein MNNAPVRTVSDAKRDFYAHHTRPINSIYRRVVDELMVEMHLLSVNVDFAYDPIYALGIVTTFDRFMTGYLPENDTSSIFNALCRSINSTPEHYRGDAEAVKAGVNGMSLDDLKGQFDNLGEGGEGLRGILAKVANQDKFKYSRPFGIGLYTLVEAAASADALKDKESVEALFKELGEKLNMSTEKLQKDIELYRSNLEKFAQAQEVMKDMLAADRKKREERKKAAEAEAETITETVAVAPEAGEPSDS; encoded by the coding sequence AATTCCATTTACCGGCGCGTGGTAGACGAGCTGATGGTAGAAATGCATCTGCTCTCTGTCAACGTTGACTTTGCCTACGATCCGATCTACGCCTTGGGCATTGTCACCACCTTCGATCGCTTCATGACGGGCTACCTGCCCGAGAACGACACAAGCTCGATCTTCAACGCCCTGTGTCGCTCCATCAACAGCACTCCAGAGCACTATCGCGGCGATGCCGAAGCGGTCAAAGCTGGTGTTAATGGCATGTCCTTAGATGACCTCAAAGGTCAATTTGACAACCTGGGGGAGGGCGGCGAGGGTCTGCGCGGCATTCTGGCCAAAGTGGCTAACCAAGACAAGTTTAAGTACAGTCGCCCCTTTGGCATTGGGTTGTACACCCTGGTCGAAGCTGCCGCCTCTGCCGATGCGCTCAAAGATAAAGAATCTGTCGAAGCGCTGTTTAAAGAATTGGGCGAAAAGCTCAATATGTCTACTGAAAAGCTGCAAAAAGACATTGAACTCTACCGCAGCAACCTAGAGAAGTTTGCCCAGGCGCAAGAAGTCATGAAAGACATGCTAGCTGCCGATCGCAAAAAGCGTGAAGAGCGCAAAAAAGCAGCCGAAGCCGAGGCCGAGACTATTACCGAAACCGTAGCGGTTGCCCCTGAAGCTGGAGAACCGTCTGACTCGTAG
- a CDS encoding peptidylprolyl isomerase, with product MTPAKTGDSVSIHYTGRLEDGTVFDSSRDRDPLQFAIGNGEVIPGFEAAVVGMTPGDAKTEIIAAENAYGPHQPDMVMVVERHHIPADIPLDVGQQLQLQGPQGQAVPVMVTEVSEAEVTLDANHPLAGETLIFDIELVAIES from the coding sequence ATGACCCCAGCTAAAACAGGCGACAGCGTTTCGATTCACTACACTGGCAGGCTTGAAGACGGTACTGTGTTTGACTCATCGCGCGATCGCGACCCGCTACAGTTTGCCATTGGCAACGGCGAGGTAATTCCCGGGTTTGAGGCAGCGGTCGTGGGTATGACCCCCGGCGATGCCAAAACCGAGATCATTGCTGCCGAAAACGCCTACGGTCCCCATCAGCCCGACATGGTCATGGTGGTCGAGCGCCACCACATTCCCGCCGATATTCCGCTGGATGTTGGTCAGCAACTCCAGCTACAAGGCCCCCAAGGGCAGGCGGTACCGGTCATGGTCACCGAGGTATCTGAAGCCGAAGTCACCCTTGATGCCAACCACCCGCTAGCCGGAGAAACCCTGATTTTTGACATTGAGCTCGTCGCCATTGAGAGCTGA
- the rseP gene encoding RIP metalloprotease RseP, protein MSVLAAIAVIALLVAVHEAGHFMAARLQGIHVNRFAIGFGPILWKFQGAETEYSLRAIPLGGFVGFPDDDPDSDIPTNDPNLLKNRPILDRAIVISAGVIANLVFAYLVFVAQFTAVGIPETFNPQPGILVPQVISESSPAGQAGIRSGDILIAANGEPLGAGEESIPSFIQLIKDSPNQPVDLTVQRGTRELEVSVTPEIGADGSAVIGVQLQPNGDFGYRRPSNPIEVFTLAAQQFQDTLVRTVRGFVMLITNFGEMASQVAGPVKIVEQGAGLAKSSAAMLFPFTAIISINLAIINILPLPALDGGQLAFLAIEALRGGKPLPDRIQENVMQTGLVLLLGLGVFLIVRDTTQLEFFQNLR, encoded by the coding sequence ATGTCGGTTTTAGCTGCGATCGCGGTCATTGCCCTGCTGGTAGCCGTCCACGAGGCCGGGCATTTCATGGCTGCTCGGCTACAGGGCATTCACGTCAATCGGTTTGCCATTGGTTTTGGCCCCATTTTGTGGAAATTCCAGGGAGCTGAAACCGAATACTCCCTGCGGGCCATTCCCCTAGGGGGCTTTGTCGGCTTCCCCGACGACGACCCCGACAGCGACATTCCCACCAACGACCCCAACCTGCTCAAAAATCGCCCCATTCTCGATCGCGCCATTGTGATCAGCGCTGGGGTAATTGCCAACCTGGTGTTTGCCTACCTGGTGTTTGTCGCCCAGTTCACCGCCGTCGGCATTCCCGAAACCTTCAACCCCCAACCCGGCATCCTCGTGCCCCAGGTGATCTCAGAGAGTTCTCCGGCAGGTCAGGCGGGCATTCGCTCGGGCGACATTTTGATTGCCGCCAACGGCGAACCCCTAGGCGCTGGCGAAGAAAGCATTCCATCGTTTATTCAACTGATCAAAGATAGCCCTAACCAACCCGTAGATCTCACCGTGCAGCGCGGTACCCGAGAGCTAGAAGTCTCGGTCACCCCCGAAATTGGAGCCGACGGTTCAGCGGTGATTGGTGTGCAGCTTCAGCCCAACGGCGACTTTGGCTACCGTCGCCCCAGCAACCCGATCGAAGTGTTTACCCTGGCGGCCCAGCAGTTTCAAGACACCCTGGTGCGTACCGTGCGGGGCTTTGTCATGCTCATCACTAACTTTGGCGAGATGGCCAGCCAGGTGGCCGGGCCGGTCAAGATCGTCGAGCAGGGAGCCGGGCTGGCTAAGTCTAGTGCTGCCATGTTGTTTCCCTTTACCGCCATCATCAGCATCAACCTGGCGATCATCAACATTCTGCCCCTGCCTGCTCTAGATGGCGGTCAGCTGGCGTTTTTGGCCATTGAGGCCCTGCGCGGCGGCAAGCCTCTGCCCGATCGCATTCAAGAAAACGTCATGCAAACCGGCTTGGTGCTGCTTTTGGGTCTAGGCGTGTTCCTCATCGTCCGCGACACCACCCAGCTCGAATTTTTCCAGAACCTGCGCTAA
- a CDS encoding TIGR02587 family membrane protein has protein sequence MGPSNPVSDLATPNIWLAEFQAILQGAVGGFLFGIPLLYTVEVWSIGSSTNPRWLLVVLATTLLGVGLLTQVEGFRQTLSLHPLEALLESIEAVSIGVVCAYLALVLLRRITLDTPLSEALGKVVFETVPFALGVALARSTLQGNRGRDRRITAPFTRRLASPTLANLRDALVDFDAALIGAVLIAFSIAPTEEVPLLASSLPPLWLLLIMTASLGLSYAIVFASGFTDRTERRQRGLLFSPITETLVAYLVALLASVVMLVLFQQLNPSDPWSEWLSDVLVLGLPASIGGAAGRILI, from the coding sequence ATGGGGCCATCTAACCCAGTGTCTGACCTAGCTACCCCCAATATTTGGCTGGCCGAATTTCAGGCCATTTTGCAAGGGGCGGTCGGGGGCTTCTTGTTTGGCATTCCGCTGCTGTATACCGTTGAGGTGTGGTCGATTGGCTCGTCTACCAACCCGCGCTGGCTCTTGGTGGTGCTGGCCACTACGCTGCTGGGGGTAGGACTATTGACCCAAGTTGAAGGGTTTCGCCAGACCCTGAGCCTGCACCCTCTAGAGGCTCTGCTCGAAAGCATTGAGGCCGTCAGCATTGGGGTGGTCTGCGCCTATCTAGCTCTGGTGCTGCTGCGCCGCATTACGCTCGATACGCCCCTCTCCGAGGCCCTAGGCAAGGTGGTGTTTGAGACGGTGCCCTTTGCGCTGGGGGTGGCCCTGGCCCGCTCCACTCTCCAGGGCAATCGAGGACGCGATCGCCGCATCACCGCCCCCTTCACCCGGCGGTTGGCCTCTCCTACCCTCGCTAACCTGCGCGACGCCCTGGTCGATTTTGACGCTGCGCTAATTGGCGCGGTGCTGATTGCCTTTAGCATTGCCCCCACCGAAGAAGTGCCCCTGCTGGCGTCATCGCTGCCGCCCCTGTGGCTGCTGCTGATCATGACGGCTTCTTTAGGGCTCTCCTACGCCATTGTGTTTGCCTCGGGCTTTACCGATCGCACCGAACGACGGCAGCGGGGGCTGCTGTTTAGCCCGATCACCGAAACCCTGGTAGCTTATCTAGTAGCGTTACTGGCCTCGGTGGTGATGCTGGTGCTGTTTCAGCAGCTTAACCCCAGCGACCCCTGGTCAGAATGGCTGAGCGATGTGTTAGTTTTGGGCCTGCCTGCCTCCATTGGTGGGGCCGCAGGGCGTATTCTAATTTAA
- a CDS encoding DMT family transporter codes for MLGYVLILLATVCFGAQNLITRVLFIPSNLLGVVETGGFVEPTLPNSFLLMFMRMMVGVPLMALLLPPVYPQLWADLRRLGSPSYRRELYLALVGGVLMFSYLALLYVAVGRIAAGIALTLFFTFPVYTALMDWYWFGRRPSPSRWGILALILVGSALTIPMTGAAIESWVGVTFGLASGVVYAFYTVAAQKAFETFHPVPFTGISFAVTLVLSAVSLLLWPGDLNGLLWPALWVGGLLSAIATLTGHVLNNLGIRVVGATAASMLGAANPALTAVLAWGVLQEELSLVQGLGVLLVTVSVGLLSLTKPS; via the coding sequence ATGCTCGGCTACGTCTTGATTTTGCTGGCAACAGTGTGTTTTGGAGCCCAAAACCTGATCACCCGCGTTCTGTTTATTCCGTCCAATTTGCTGGGCGTGGTGGAGACGGGCGGCTTTGTGGAACCCACCCTGCCCAACTCGTTTTTGCTGATGTTTATGCGCATGATGGTGGGGGTGCCGCTGATGGCGCTGCTGCTGCCGCCAGTGTATCCCCAACTGTGGGCCGACCTCCGGCGGTTGGGCTCACCGAGCTACCGCCGTGAACTCTACTTGGCTTTGGTGGGCGGCGTGCTGATGTTTTCATACCTAGCGCTGCTTTATGTGGCGGTGGGGCGCATTGCGGCGGGGATTGCGCTGACGCTATTTTTCACCTTTCCGGTGTACACCGCGCTGATGGACTGGTATTGGTTTGGTCGCCGCCCCAGTCCTAGCCGCTGGGGAATTTTGGCGCTGATCTTGGTGGGCAGTGCGCTGACGATTCCGATGACGGGGGCGGCGATCGAAAGCTGGGTGGGGGTGACCTTTGGCCTGGCTTCGGGGGTGGTCTATGCGTTTTACACTGTGGCAGCCCAAAAAGCCTTTGAGACCTTTCATCCGGTGCCGTTTACCGGCATTAGTTTTGCGGTGACACTGGTGCTGTCGGCGGTTAGCCTGCTGCTGTGGCCGGGAGACTTGAACGGTCTGCTGTGGCCAGCGCTGTGGGTGGGTGGGCTGCTGTCTGCGATCGCAACGCTCACGGGCCACGTGCTCAACAACCTCGGCATTCGCGTGGTAGGGGCCACTGCCGCCTCTATGCTCGGGGCTGCTAATCCGGCCCTCACCGCCGTCCTCGCTTGGGGTGTGCTGCAAGAGGAGCTTTCTCTGGTGCAGGGGCTAGGCGTGCTGCTGGTCACGGTCAGCGTAGGCCTACTCAGCCTGACCAAGCCGTCCTGA
- the nth gene encoding endonuclease III, protein MPNQRRASKKQRAIEILIRLKRLYPDAPCSLDFENPLQLMIATMLAAQCTDERVNLVTPALFAAYPDVYAFAEADLNDLERLVKSTGFYRNKAKNIRAACQKIITEFGGEVPRRMEHLVSLPGIARKTANVVLAHGFGINAGVTVDTHVKRITNLLGLTQYADPVKIERDLMKLLPQPDWENWSIRLVYHGRAVCNARNPKCGMCDLADLCPSAKVVPVVSPVPVQEIV, encoded by the coding sequence ATGCCCAACCAGCGGCGAGCCTCCAAAAAACAGCGGGCGATCGAAATCCTCATTCGCCTCAAGCGGCTCTACCCCGACGCCCCCTGCTCCCTCGATTTTGAGAATCCGTTGCAGCTGATGATCGCCACCATGCTAGCGGCCCAGTGCACCGACGAGCGGGTGAATTTGGTCACGCCAGCCCTGTTTGCCGCCTACCCCGATGTTTACGCCTTCGCCGAGGCCGACTTAAACGACCTGGAGCGCTTGGTCAAATCTACCGGGTTTTACCGCAACAAAGCTAAGAATATCCGCGCCGCCTGTCAAAAAATTATCACTGAGTTTGGTGGCGAAGTGCCCCGCCGCATGGAGCACCTGGTTAGCCTGCCGGGGATTGCCCGCAAAACCGCCAATGTGGTGCTGGCCCACGGCTTTGGCATCAACGCTGGGGTCACCGTCGACACCCACGTCAAGCGGATCACCAACCTGCTGGGGCTGACCCAATACGCCGACCCGGTCAAAATTGAGCGCGACCTGATGAAGCTGCTGCCCCAGCCCGACTGGGAAAACTGGTCGATTCGGCTGGTGTACCACGGGAGGGCCGTGTGCAATGCCCGCAACCCAAAATGCGGTATGTGTGACCTAGCCGATCTCTGCCCCTCTGCGAAGGTTGTTCCTGTGGTTAGCCCTGTCCCTGTACAGGAGATCGTTTAG
- the ispE gene encoding 4-(cytidine 5'-diphospho)-2-C-methyl-D-erythritol kinase, with protein MRLYSLLAAAKINLYLEIVGHRPDGFHELIMVMQSVSLCDRITIRSLGVDEIRVRCDHPLVPADKTNLAYKAAALVVERFPGVMAKLGGVEITIDKHIPVGAGLAGGSSNAAAVLVGLDLLWNLGLTQAELQTLGAELGSDVPFCVSGGTAIATGRGEQLDPLPGIDGLHLVLAKYESEFVSTPWAYNTYRAEYGDTYLADTQSWQARQSQVRSGEMVGAVAHRNAHALAQHLCNDFEKIVLPAHPKTAALKATMAELGGLGTLMSGSGPSVFTLAESEAEAESLAASLRAALPDPDLGVWTAQFISSGVQLGG; from the coding sequence ATGCGTCTCTATTCCCTGCTGGCCGCCGCCAAAATTAACCTCTACCTCGAAATTGTGGGTCACCGCCCCGATGGCTTTCACGAGCTGATCATGGTGATGCAGAGCGTCAGTCTGTGCGATCGCATCACCATTCGCAGTCTTGGTGTTGACGAAATTCGAGTGCGCTGCGACCATCCTCTCGTGCCCGCCGATAAAACTAACCTAGCCTACAAAGCCGCCGCCCTGGTAGTCGAGCGGTTCCCTGGGGTAATGGCCAAGCTAGGCGGGGTCGAAATCACCATTGACAAGCACATTCCGGTGGGGGCAGGTCTGGCCGGGGGATCATCTAATGCCGCCGCCGTGCTGGTGGGGCTCGATTTGCTCTGGAACCTGGGACTGACCCAGGCCGAACTGCAAACCCTGGGGGCAGAGCTAGGGTCTGATGTGCCCTTTTGCGTGTCGGGGGGCACCGCGATCGCCACCGGACGGGGCGAACAGCTAGATCCCCTGCCCGGCATTGATGGGCTGCATCTCGTGCTAGCTAAGTATGAGTCGGAGTTTGTCTCGACCCCCTGGGCCTACAACACCTACCGGGCTGAATACGGCGATACCTATTTAGCCGATACCCAAAGTTGGCAAGCGCGGCAGTCTCAGGTGCGATCGGGCGAGATGGTGGGGGCAGTAGCCCATCGCAATGCCCATGCCCTGGCTCAACACCTCTGCAATGACTTTGAGAAAATTGTGCTGCCCGCCCATCCTAAAACCGCTGCCCTCAAGGCCACCATGGCAGAACTAGGCGGTTTGGGCACGCTGATGTCGGGCTCAGGCCCCTCAGTCTTTACCCTAGCCGAATCTGAGGCTGAAGCTGAGTCGCTGGCCGCCAGTCTGCGAGCGGCCCTGCCCGATCCAGATTTAGGCGTGTGGACGGCCCAATTTATCTCGAGCGGCGTACAGTTGGGCGGATAG
- a CDS encoding TIGR02588 family protein, translating to MNLPNSSTSTTPSDGAQTRFGQRSAAEWVTFVVATVILLALVGLILFDWQTNQNRPPAFAVAVSEAVRVTDGRYYVPFAITNTGGRIARMVQVTAELAIEGVDEETGEQQIDFLSGHETKAGSFVFSHNPQGGDLMVRVASYRLP from the coding sequence ATGAATTTGCCCAACTCCTCTACAAGCACGACTCCGTCCGATGGGGCGCAGACCCGCTTTGGCCAGCGTTCTGCCGCCGAGTGGGTGACCTTTGTGGTGGCCACGGTCATTCTGCTGGCCCTGGTGGGCCTAATTTTGTTTGACTGGCAGACTAACCAAAACCGCCCGCCCGCCTTTGCCGTAGCGGTGTCGGAGGCAGTGCGCGTGACCGATGGCCGCTACTACGTGCCCTTTGCCATTACCAACACCGGGGGGCGCATTGCCCGCATGGTGCAGGTAACAGCCGAACTCGCGATCGAGGGCGTTGATGAGGAAACTGGCGAACAGCAGATCGATTTTCTCTCGGGCCACGAAACTAAGGCCGGCAGCTTTGTGTTTTCCCATAATCCCCAGGGGGGGGATTTGATGGTGCGGGTAGCGAGCTACCGGCTACCCTAG
- the rsmA gene encoding 16S rRNA (adenine(1518)-N(6)/adenine(1519)-N(6))-dimethyltransferase RsmA, which produces MFSQRPRKRFGQHWLTDEKVLHRMLEAAAVTRQDTVLEIGPGTGALTRWLLPLANAVVAVEIDRDLIRKLNHQFAKHDNFRLVPSDILELDIAAASQDKYFNYGVPNKVVANIPYYITGPILEKLLGTLAEPNPVPYDAIVLLVQKEVAERLYARPGRKAFGALSVRVQYLADCELVCPVPARAFQPPPQVDSAVVKLTPRPPVTPSDDLAGFDRLVKLGFGSKRKMLRNNLKGAIDRDDLEAIMTSLAIEPTARAEDLSVEQWVALSNTILKQSSSSG; this is translated from the coding sequence ATGTTTTCCCAACGACCTCGTAAGCGCTTTGGCCAGCACTGGCTCACCGACGAAAAGGTGCTCCACCGTATGCTGGAGGCCGCCGCTGTCACCCGCCAAGACACGGTGCTCGAGATTGGCCCTGGCACCGGAGCGCTGACCCGCTGGCTGCTTCCCCTAGCCAACGCCGTGGTTGCCGTGGAGATCGATCGCGATTTGATTCGCAAACTCAACCACCAGTTCGCCAAGCACGACAACTTTCGGCTGGTGCCCAGCGACATTCTAGAGCTAGATATCGCCGCCGCCTCTCAAGATAAGTACTTCAACTATGGCGTGCCCAACAAAGTTGTCGCCAACATTCCCTACTACATCACCGGGCCAATTTTAGAGAAACTGCTGGGCACCCTGGCGGAGCCCAACCCGGTGCCCTACGACGCGATCGTGCTGCTGGTTCAGAAGGAGGTAGCCGAGCGGCTCTATGCTCGCCCTGGCCGCAAAGCCTTTGGGGCGCTATCGGTGCGGGTACAGTATTTGGCCGACTGTGAGCTGGTGTGCCCGGTGCCCGCCCGTGCCTTTCAGCCGCCGCCCCAGGTAGACTCGGCGGTGGTAAAACTCACCCCCCGCCCGCCCGTGACACCATCCGATGACCTGGCTGGGTTTGACCGCTTAGTCAAGCTGGGTTTTGGCAGCAAGCGCAAAATGCTGCGCAATAACCTCAAGGGGGCGATCGATCGCGACGATCTAGAAGCGATCATGACCAGTCTGGCAATCGAACCAACCGCCCGCGCCGAAGACCTCAGTGTTGAGCAGTGGGTAGCGCTGAGTAATACAATCCTGAAGCAGTCGTCATCATCAGGTTAA